A genomic window from bacterium includes:
- a CDS encoding glycosyltransferase — MNQFISIIIPVKNGEKTIKKCLDSLKNLNYTNYEIIVIDDNSSDKTQEILSSYEGIQTMKTSGVGPASSRNLGIKQAKGDYLAFTDADCIVHPEWLKELLKGFDEDSVVGVGGDQQSPDDESEFGKIVQGFLKTVGFVTDYIKAQKTMIETKHNPSCNVMYKKEIFDKLGGFLEGLWPGEDVEFDYRIKKLKKYKLKYNPQAIVYHYRPDNLREFCQMMKNYGWAQGFLVKKYGVFRLIHYEPLFLLILALSSLWSLVIGHWPLVFGLLCFVAFSLWFLLKTKSMKKTLQFTRLLVMTIIYWNLGFVSGLISASRSGGL; from the coding sequence ATGAACCAATTTATTTCAATAATAATTCCAGTCAAAAATGGTGAAAAGACGATTAAGAAATGTTTAGATTCCTTAAAAAATCTAAACTACACTAATTATGAAATCATCGTCATAGATGATAATTCATCCGATAAAACACAAGAAATCTTGAGCTCATATGAAGGTATCCAGACTATGAAAACATCAGGCGTTGGTCCAGCCAGTTCTAGGAATTTGGGTATCAAACAGGCAAAAGGAGACTATCTTGCCTTTACTGATGCAGATTGCATAGTTCACCCAGAATGGCTAAAGGAGTTATTAAAAGGGTTTGATGAAGATTCTGTAGTCGGTGTAGGAGGCGACCAACAATCACCTGATGATGAAAGTGAGTTTGGGAAAATAGTGCAGGGGTTTTTAAAAACAGTTGGATTTGTAACTGATTATATTAAAGCCCAAAAAACAATGATAGAAACTAAACATAATCCCAGTTGTAATGTCATGTATAAAAAAGAAATATTTGATAAACTGGGGGGATTTTTAGAAGGATTATGGCCTGGTGAGGATGTAGAATTTGATTATCGCATAAAGAAACTAAAAAAATATAAACTAAAATATAATCCACAGGCAATCGTTTATCACTACCGACCTGACAATTTACGGGAATTTTGTCAAATGATGAAGAATTATGGCTGGGCACAGGGATTTTTGGTAAAAAAATATGGGGTTTTTAGATTGATACACTATGAGCCACTTTTTTTACTGATATTAGCCTTGAGTAGTCTGTGGTCATTGGTCATTGGTCATTGGCCTTTGGTCTTTGGTCTTTTGTGTTTTGTGGCCTTTAGTCTCTGGTTTTTACTAAAGACAAAGTCAATGAAAAAGACATTACAATTTACCAGATTATTGGTTATGACTATTATCTATTGGAATTTAGGGTTTGTGAGTGGATTAATTTCAGCCAGCAGGTCAGGAGGTCTTTAA
- a CDS encoding glycosyltransferase, with protein MKIIQTPPRFYPYIGGTEQVAFYLCRELAKKGHYVKVICANEPDVGDGIIEHIEVRRLPYIGKMANTNITLSLIMELMKEDFDVVHTHLPHPWSADMSAIAALMKNKPLFLTYYNDITGIGINKLIAKTYNFALLRFLLRRAKKIFITHENYLKTSPFLKSFKDKIVITPPGVDLDRFKPLNLPKNEENIIFFLSRLDRFHLYKGLDFLLKAIKRIAPKIPLKLYVGGEGELIYDYKRFVKENGIEEKVVFLGRLDNEQVVKYYNLCDVFVLPSISSTQEGFGLVALEAMACKKPVIVTDIVGVAENVKRYKAGIVIPPKDIELLSEGLEYLLLNKDKAEEMGFNAYHLVKDRYTWQKHAQIVEEEYLKTIDHRLKTEDERIRR; from the coding sequence ATGAAAATTATTCAAACACCACCGCGATTTTATCCTTACATAGGTGGGACAGAACAAGTAGCCTTTTATTTATGTAGGGAACTGGCAAAAAAAGGACACTATGTAAAAGTTATCTGTGCCAATGAGCCGGATGTAGGTGATGGTATTATTGAACATATAGAGGTCAGAAGACTTCCCTATATTGGTAAGATGGCTAATACCAATATTACCCTTTCCTTAATTATGGAATTAATGAAAGAGGATTTTGATGTTGTCCACACCCATCTCCCTCATCCCTGGAGTGCGGATATGAGTGCTATAGCTGCCTTGATGAAAAATAAACCGCTATTCCTGACTTATTATAACGACATTACCGGAATAGGCATAAATAAACTTATTGCGAAGACATACAATTTTGCCCTTTTAAGGTTTCTTCTGAGGAGAGCAAAGAAAATATTTATCACCCATGAAAATTATCTTAAAACATCACCTTTCTTGAAGTCATTTAAGGATAAGATTGTTATCACCCCACCCGGCGTAGATTTAGATAGATTTAAGCCCTTAAATCTACCCAAAAATGAGGAAAATATTATCTTTTTCTTAAGCCGCTTAGATAGATTCCATCTTTATAAGGGGTTGGATTTCCTTTTGAAAGCCATTAAAAGAATTGCACCTAAGATACCTTTAAAGCTATATGTCGGTGGAGAGGGCGAGCTGATATATGATTATAAAAGATTCGTTAAGGAAAACGGAATAGAAGAAAAGGTTGTTTTTTTAGGAAGATTAGATAATGAACAAGTAGTTAAATATTATAATCTCTGTGATGTCTTTGTCCTTCCTTCGATTTCCTCTACACAAGAGGGTTTTGGATTAGTTGCCCTGGAGGCTATGGCTTGTAAAAAACCAGTTATAGTAACCGATATTGTCGGCGTAGCTGAGAATGTAAAAAGATATAAAGCAGGCATAGTAATTCCACCAAAAGATATAGAATTACTATCCGAGGGATTAGAATATTTACTTTTAAATAAAGACAAAGCTGAAGAGATGGGGTTTAATGCGTATCATTTGGTAAAAGATAGATATACCTGGCAAAAGCATGCACAGATAGTTGAGGAAGAATATTTGAAGACCATAGACCATAGACTAAAGACAGAAGATGAGAGAATAAGAAGATAA